A single region of the Musa acuminata AAA Group cultivar baxijiao chromosome BXJ1-11, Cavendish_Baxijiao_AAA, whole genome shotgun sequence genome encodes:
- the LOC135585760 gene encoding CMP-sialic acid transporter 4-like: protein MIKNGMVECSVCHSKFVSPSPRSVSRAYDKHRNQVSSKYRALNFLLVMGDCILVGLQPILVYMSKVDGKFKFSPISVNFLTEVAKVLFAIIMLLFQARRQKVGEKPLLSISTFVQAARNNVLLAVPALLYAINNYLKFIMQLYFNPATVKMLSNLKVLVIAVLLKIVMRRRYSIIQWEALALLLIGISINQLRSLPEGSTALGLPITMIAYVYTLVFVTVPSMASVYNEYALKSQFETSIYLQNLFLYGYGAIFNFLGIVGTAIFKGPGSFNILEGHSKATMFLICNNAAQGILSSFFFKYADTILKKYSSTVATIFTGIASAALFGHTLTVNFILGISIVFISMHQFFSPMAKVKDETQVGKLEMIEAQHPRSKDASFINMAAGAAEDVNHRTGHDERQSLLPI, encoded by the exons ATGATAAAGAACGGGATGGTAGAATGCAGCGTCTGCCACTCCAAATTTGTCTCACCAAGCCCCAGATCTGTATCAAGGGCATATGATAAGCATAGGAACCAAGTATCATCAAAATATCGTGCTCTCAACTTCCTCCTTGTCATGGGCGATTGTATCTTGGTTGGTCTCCAG CCTATACTAGTCTATATGTCCAAGGTGGATGGGAAGTTCAAGTTTAGCCCCATCAGTGTAAATTTTTTGACAGAGGTTGCTAAAGTACTCTTTGCCATCATTATGTTATTATTCCAG GCTAGAAGGCAGAAAGTTGGAGAAAAACCCCTTCTGTCAATTTCCACATTTGTACAG GCAGCTCGGAATAATGTGCTTCTAGCTGTTCCTGCTCTTCTATATGCAATTAACAACTACCTAAAGTTTATCATGCAG TTATACTTTAATCCTGCAACTGTGAAAATGTTGAGCAACCTGAAG GTTTTGGTGATTGCTGTCCTTTTAAAGATCGTAATGCGAAGACGATATTCCATAATTCAA TGGGAGGCTCTTGCACTTTTGCTAATCGGGATAAGCATTAATCAGCTTCGATCACTGCCTGAGGGTTCCACTGCATTGGGTCTTCCTATTACAATGATTGCTTATGTCTATACATTAGTTTTT GTTACTGTTCCATCAATGGCTTCTGTTTACAATGAATATGCTTTAAAAAGTCAATTTGAGACAAGTATCTACCTTCAG AACTTATTTTTATATGGTTATGGAGCAATATTCAACTTTTTGGGCATTGTTGGGACTGCCATTTTCAAAG GACCTGGTAGCTTCAATATTCTTGAAGGGCATTCAAAAGCTACAATGTTTCTGATTTGCAACAATGCAGCACAGGGCATACTTTCATCGTTCTTTTTCAAATATGCTG ACACAATCTTGAAAAAATATTCATCCACCGTTGCTACAATTTTTACTGGCATCGCGTCTGCTGCTTTATTTGGTCATACATTGACCGTGAACTTTATCTTGGGGATCTCCATAGTCTTTATATCTATGCACCAG TTTTTCTCCCCCATGGCCAAAGTCAAAGATGAGACACAAGTTGGAAAATTAGAAATGATAGAAGCTCAACATCCAAG GTCGAAGGAtgcttctttcataaacatggctGCTGGTGCTGCTGAAGAT GTAAATCATCGCACTGGACATGATGAGAGACAATCACTTTTGCCTATCTGA